A window of the Kazachstania africana CBS 2517 chromosome 10, complete genome genome harbors these coding sequences:
- the YSF3 gene encoding U2 snRNP complex subunit YSF3 (similar to Saccharomyces cerevisiae YSF3 (YNL138W-A); ancestral locus Anc_2.126), with the protein MSDKQRQRQVFQTFKQKYVGLGTEDTMKEDWLSNVRKDTYTNIQGHSAMLEYVTIATDGMTSKKDMRMSLLKKMVDTEEKN; encoded by the exons ATG TCTGATAAGCAACGACAAAGACAGGTATTTCAAACTTTCAAGCAGAAATACGTTGGTTTGGGAACTGAAGACACCATGAAGGAAGACTGGTTGAGCAACGTTCGGAAGGACACGTACACGAACATACAAGGCCATTCTGCCATGCTGGAGTATGTGACGATCGCCACTGATGGAATGACAAGTAAGAAAGACATGCGGATGAGTCTCCTGAAGAAGATGGTCGACACAGAGGAAAAGAATTAA
- the THO2 gene encoding Tho2p (similar to Saccharomyces cerevisiae RLR1 (YNL139C); ancestral locus Anc_2.125), protein MSSSALISRINQLASGQDLIQVEQKLFDQDSIANWDAHVKKLCDEFKEFTNNSERAQWLKSLFIELFQLSSIKVERIADLIEKLSQVQSTDSSAIVGKMFIATTHVLPKILSDEKDLIDLIKLTPSIHDEIFKFSWLSSKLTTRGQTQLLKHLLKKSKYELKKYNLLTENSVGFSQLTTFFTLIFNDNDKFAKIPYYINEMYYIIGKYSLDTMRCLDLFLLISSEFITDNYKFVVEFLQHSDFIKINDKNITLANVVSFTLNGNSPPDHYYDLCAILVKYEILDPDIIWDNIAPTTESLNEFINNIKTNLEKESMKGVENPLAMAAALTDSGDDENIDDKDTAAKREDDLDAENSKNETSKGKQEMETKENEKTVADNMKNNGKIEFLKSLLIHGCLAASSNIIKRNPEVLYIDPSIGKHVTRIFKYVIETLYEKTGYTKLSNLGCSLLVSSSETSLMSQKPRLLQETKSHDPYCSLELNNKFVFYFPEWSDNIEQVTTVEDLFTISHEFYALCGPYLAQNSTLLSKLCRIGISDIQNSTEDNSQTIDKWTDYLRKFLFPTIPMEYTNPIVADEIYSLMSCFSFEKRYFIYNEMLTKTSQDSLILKANFNKSEREARSILKSLSTDTIDKESRKLSDIVSLNPLATLVPVLKQIENYDKVSELVIYTAKFFNNFAYDVLQYVLLLRLTQPRSAIQEDGVNQAQWVQRLSTFISGLAKNCPNVDLSNIIIYIIKTLHQGNIIAVSILKELITTVAGIRDVNNVNVRQLLMLNSGEPLKQAARKLIFDSRDANSELGSNLVKLFSRESAISEIMVLLYNLNLKANTQEAHYKILSARCDEMNTLLYSFIELVKFIFGSSDDFIDNVLSFDILIRQFGFSTPWVFHIWRDYMDQKNREREESEKDTDATYIDSFEETLNETDFEGVHFERISRDLFTVFWKLSLYDIHFDRSLYDERKATLEGEIAGDISKRKKQSLLNQIKEVMTTCISHQRTFNKVRTMLDGKSKVWSESVSDSGMTSLIQYCIVPRVLFSPSDALYSSYFLSQAFTIEQSMKVYDILVNSNILSTLLFSCTISEAGNLGIFFTRFLDSFEKMRVNGELSNSDKRELYNWHTSLVNQLIDLLGEKNYMSIRNGIEFMRYVSDVFPIVDSQIKLLYKLLEQNLVNEQREDIKLPTNALIGHLKARLRKESLQLDELCDLNEEESEEKAKRDLELEEIRIYETMISNEAKQQEIRKKLEINKLRRENEPEVKEVPKERRKPRWSLPKVFNNFEEVIYSLQTNNLNRASTYLEDPDMISEFKELRRKDSPMREYRASIFGLLSKYFSSLVNNPRHPDFKRKLNELEYAMGSITRQSNVSAGEMYTEQNIEPSRKTSRYNSDRSLERGGSRTTRQITPQEDRMSGNAPKAPLRMKSPTAPRAMKFPEKPSSKPQNHQNRTSSQPRGPAQRSEDRAPKRFKSDTGDQGRQFQQQHQQRPSYQGDSNRNDRSRFGNSSSTSGSSTRKPANADKQRLPQGPKGSSSYGSRYQPY, encoded by the coding sequence ATGTCTTCGTCAGCATTGATTAGTAGAATCAATCAATTGGCATCCGGTCAAGATTTGATACAAGTAGAGCAAAAACTCTTCGATCAAGACTCAATAGCTAACTGGGACGCCCATGTTAAGAAGTTATGTGATGagttcaaagaatttacaAACAATTCAGAAAGAGCACAGTGgttaaaatcattatttataGAATTGTTTCAACTTTCTTCTATCAAAGTTGAACGGATCGCtgatttaattgaaaaactttctCAGGTCCAGTCCACCGACTCATCTGCTATAGTAGGTAAAATGTTCATTGCTACTACTCATGTACTACCGAAGATTTTATCTGATGAAAAGGATCTTATCGACCTGATCAAATTGACTCCTTCCATCCATGatgaaatcttcaaatttagtTGGCTGTCAAGTAAATTGACCACTCGTGGACAGACTCAATTGTTGAAACATCTTCTAAAGAAATCTAAATAcgaattgaagaaatataaCCTTTTAACTGAAAATTCTGTTGGATTTTCTCAATTGACCACTTTTTTCACACTAATCTTCAATGATAACGACAAATTTGCAAAGATTCCTTATTACATCAATGAAATGTACTACATCATTGGTAAGTACTCATTAGATACTATGAGATGTTTAGATCTTTTCTTACTGATATCTAGTGAATTTATAACGGACAACTATAAATTTGTAGTGGAATTTTTACAACATTCTGATTTCATCAAgataaatgataaaaatattacttTAGCAAATGTTGTCTCATTTACTTTAAATGGCAATAGCCCGCCTGATCACTACTATGACCTCTGTGCTATTCTAGTCAAATATGAGATACTCGATCCAGATATCATTTGGGATAATATTGCTCCCACTACTGAatcattaaatgaattcattaacaatattaagacaaatttagaaaaggaATCTATGAAGGGCGTTGAAAACCCACTAGCAATGGCTGCTGCATTGACAGATTCaggtgatgatgaaaatatagaTGATAAAGATACTGCTGCTAAGAGAGAAGATGATTTGGACGctgaaaattcaaagaatgaaaCATCGAAGGGAAAGCAGGAGATGGAAAcgaaagaaaatgaaaaaactgTAGCTGataatatgaaaaataatggtaaGATAGAATTCTTGAAGAGTTTATTAATTCATGGATGCTTAGCCGCTTCTTCAAACATCATAAAAAGAAATCCAGAAGTTCTATACATTGATCCATCAATTGGAAAACATGTTACTcgaattttcaaatacgTAATCGAAAcattatatgaaaaaacAGGTTACACCAAATTGTCGAACCTTGGGTGTTCTTTGCTAGTGTCATCATCTGAGACTTCGTTAATGAGTCAAAAACCAAGATTACTACAAGAAACAAAATCTCATGACCCTTACTGTTCATTGGAActcaataataaatttgtattttaTTTCCCAGAATGGTCGGATAATATTGAGCAGGTTACCACCGTAGAAGATCTCTTCACAATCAGTCATGAATTCTACGCTTTATGTGGCCCATATTTGGCTCAAAATTCAACATTGCTAAGTAAACTATGTCGTATTGGTATTTCCGATATTCAAAATAGCACTGAGGATAATTCTCAAACCATCGATAAATGGACCGATTATCTAAGAAAATTCCTCTTCCCAACGATACCAATGGAGTACACTAACCCAATAGTAGCTGATGAAATTTACTCTTTAATGAGctgtttttcatttgaaaaacgATACTTCATTTATAACGAAATGCTTACAAAAACATCACAGGATTCTTTGATCTTGAAGGCTAATTTTAACAAATCTGAAAGAGAAGCTAGAAGTATCTTAAAGTCCTTGAGTACAGATACCATCGATAaagaatcaagaaaattatctGACATTGTGTCATTAAATCCGCTAGCAACTTTGGTTCCTGTACTTAAACAGATTGAAAACTACGATAAAGTATCCGAACTTGTAATCTATACGGCAAagttttttaataattttgcttATGATGTTTTACAATACGTATTACTATTGCGCTTAACTCAACCACGGTCCGCTATCCAAGAAGATGGTGTCAACCAAGCTCAATGGGTTCAAAGGTTGTCAACTTTCATATCTGGATTAGCAAAAAACTGTCCTAATGTCGACTTGTctaatattatcatttatATTATCAAGACATTACATCAAGGAAATATTATAGCTGTCTCAATTTTAAAGGAATTGATCACTACTGTTGCTGGCATCAGGGATGTAAATAATGTTAACGTAAGACAACTGCTGATGCTAAATTCTGGAGAGCCACTGAAACAGGCTGCAAGGAAGCTTATCTTTGATTCAAGAGATGCAAATTCTGAACTAGGATCAAACTTAgtgaaattattttctaGAGAAAGTGCCATAAGTGAGATTATGGTACTATTGTACAATCTGAATTTAAAAGCCAATACACAGGAGGCacattataaaattttatcgGCCAGATGCGATGAAATGAATACTCTGCTATattctttcattgaattggtgaaatttatttttggtAGCAGTGATGACTTTATAGATAATGTATTAtcctttgatattttgatcCGACAGTTTGGTTTCTCAACTCCATGGGTCTTTCATATTTGGAGAGACTACATGGATCAAAAAAACAGAGAGCgtgaagaaagtgaaaagGATACGGATGCAACTTATATTGACTCCTTTGAAGAAACTTTGAATGAGACAGATTTTGAAGGGGTccattttgaaagaatatcaaGGGATTTATTCACAGtattttggaaattatCGTTATATGATATACACTTTGACAGGTCTCTTTATGATGAGAGAAAAGCTACATTAGAGGGAGAAATAGCCGGGgacatttcaaaaagaaagaaacagTCCttattgaatcaaataaaagaagTTATGACGACATGCATTTCCCATCAACGTACATTTAATAAAGTTCGTACTATGCTCGATGGAAAATCAAAAGTTTGGTCAGAGTCCGTCTCAGACTCAGGGATGACATCTCTTATCCAATATTGTATTGTTCCAAGGGTTTTGTTTTCTCCTTCTGATGCGCTTTACTCatcttattttctttcacaGGCTTTCACAATTGAGCAATCTATGAAAGTGTACGACATTCTAGTGAACTCGAATATTTTAAGTACACTCCTTTTTTCATGTACAATTTCTGAGGCAGGAAATTTGGGTATCTTTTTTACCAGATTTTTGgattcatttgaaaaaatgagAGTCAACGGTGAATTGTCCAATAGTGATAAACGTGAGCTATACAATTGGCACACAAGTCTGGTCAATCAACTGATAGACCTATTAGGTGAAAAGAATTACATGTCGATTAGAAATGGTATTGAATTTATGAGGTATGTTTCCGACGTTTTCCCTATTGTTGATTCCCAGATCAAATTACTTTACAAGTTATTAGAACAAAACTTGGTTAATGAACAAAGAGAAGACATCAAACTTCCAACCAATGCATTAATTGGTCATTTGAAAGCTCGTTTGAGGAAAGAATCTCTACAATTAGATGAGCTTTGTGATTTGaacgaagaagaatcaGAAGAGAAAGCCAAACGCGATTTAGAATTAGAGGAGATTAGAATATATGAGACAATGATAAGTAATGAGGCAAAACAACAGGAGATTAGAAAGAAACTAGAAATAAATAAGTTgagaagagaaaatgaaCCTGAGGTGAAAGAAGTTCCCAAGGAAAGGAGGAAACCTCGCTGGTCTTTACCAAAagtttttaataattttgaagaagtgATTTATAGTTTACAGACAAATAACCTGAACCGTGCTTCAACTTATCTTGAAGATCCTGATATGATTTCAGAGTTCAAAGAACTTAGAAGGAAAGACAGCCCCATGCGCGAGTATCGTGCATCGATATTCGGCTTGTTGAGCAAGTATTTCAGCTCATTAGTTAATAATCCAAGACACCCAGATTTCAAGCGGAAGTTAAACGAATTAGAGTATGCTATGGGTTCAATTACAAGACAATCTAACGTATCTGCAGGTGAAATGTATACTGAACAAAATATCGAACCTTCAAGAAAGACAAGTAGATACAATAGTGATAGATCATTAGAAAGAGGCGGTAGTAGGACAACTAGACAAATAACGCCCCAGGAAGACAGAATGTCAGGAAATGCACCAAAGGCGCCACTGAGAATGAAGTCCCCAACAGCACCTCGTGCTATGAAGTTCCCTGAAAAACCGTCTTCCAAACCCCAAAACCATCAAAATAGAACGTCTTCTCAACCAAGAGGACCAGCGCAGAGGTCAGAAGACAGAGCGCCTAAAAGATTCAAGTCTGATACAGGCGATCAAGGAAGACAATTCCAGCAACAACATCAACAAAGACCATCTTATCAAGGCGACAGTAATCGTAACGACCGCTCCAGATTTGgcaacagcagcagcacCAGCGGTAGTAGCACCCGAAAGCCCGCCAATGCCGATAAGCAAAGATTGCCGCAAGGCCCAAAAGGCTCGAGCAGCTATGGAAGTAGATATCAACCGTACTGA